The following coding sequences lie in one Bacteroides helcogenes P 36-108 genomic window:
- a CDS encoding RagB/SusD family nutrient uptake outer membrane protein, with the protein MKNLKYYICSLVLVGGLTSCDTLLNEKPLYSQNSSVVFSSASNAELALLGCYGYMAAPNGYGQMWQEVMLSASGFGFANHNGSDQDVNVNLNTPVSNSLVSYAWQGMYKVIAEVNAFLESLDKSGLSADVKKQYGGEAKFLRAVAYYNLATVFGDVPLKTIASSSEGIAIARSPKEDVFRQVVADLTDASAISDTKVDGRANAWAAKAYLGKVYHKMARLGIDTSANLEKAKAVFDDVYANSGYALEPKFGSLFADNVRGSKESVFQLNYTTESTVIYNRACNRFAPSLSTTGISWSTYRASKAIYDLMEGTYPDDPRIAETFQTRWRTRGGNNQANPKTMVGDELCANDSTYLYPYVTYTVKGDSITKNGKVVAARQHLIKLPYGELSNPRNPSVSELANYEKTHGESPDNQIISRIVTEKFAKEGNQNSWPAFQKLYDQNQVGTRSHKNLIVYRYAEMLLLMADVYNELGNTAKAVSLANEVLARARNSGKGTASEPKDWPASLGKDEVTEKLYFERIFEFIGEPNMYEMVRICGTEYLKKALEYHNNHEITKASQARYASTNNAWLDQLFNGGNLTDDFLKKNLLLPIPQSEIDANSGITNSDNNYGY; encoded by the coding sequence ATGAAAAATTTGAAATACTATATTTGCTCCTTGGTGCTGGTTGGCGGGCTGACATCATGCGATACATTGCTGAATGAAAAGCCGTTGTATTCACAGAACTCATCCGTTGTATTCTCTTCTGCAAGCAATGCGGAACTGGCGTTGCTGGGATGTTATGGATACATGGCCGCACCGAACGGATACGGACAGATGTGGCAGGAGGTGATGCTTTCTGCTTCAGGATTCGGTTTTGCCAATCACAATGGCAGCGATCAGGACGTGAATGTGAATCTGAACACTCCGGTCAGCAACTCGCTTGTGTCTTACGCGTGGCAGGGCATGTATAAAGTGATTGCCGAAGTCAATGCTTTCCTTGAGAGCCTGGATAAAAGCGGGCTCAGTGCCGATGTGAAGAAACAATATGGCGGTGAGGCCAAGTTTCTGCGCGCCGTGGCTTATTACAATCTGGCGACTGTGTTTGGCGATGTTCCCTTGAAGACTATCGCATCTTCATCAGAAGGTATTGCCATTGCCCGTTCGCCGAAAGAAGATGTTTTCAGGCAGGTGGTGGCCGATTTGACAGACGCTTCCGCCATTTCTGATACGAAAGTTGACGGACGTGCCAATGCTTGGGCAGCCAAAGCCTATCTCGGCAAGGTTTATCACAAGATGGCCCGTCTCGGAATAGACACCTCCGCCAATCTGGAGAAGGCAAAGGCCGTGTTCGATGATGTATATGCGAATAGCGGTTATGCGTTGGAGCCCAAGTTTGGCAGTCTCTTTGCGGACAATGTACGTGGCTCCAAGGAGTCTGTTTTTCAGTTGAACTATACTACGGAGTCCACTGTGATCTACAATCGTGCCTGCAATCGTTTCGCGCCTTCTCTTTCCACCACCGGCATTTCATGGAGCACTTATCGGGCTTCCAAGGCTATCTACGACTTGATGGAGGGCACATATCCCGATGATCCCCGTATCGCTGAGACTTTCCAGACCAGATGGCGTACACGCGGCGGAAACAATCAGGCGAATCCGAAAACCATGGTAGGCGACGAACTTTGTGCAAACGACTCTACTTATCTGTATCCGTATGTCACCTATACCGTGAAAGGTGATTCCATCACGAAGAACGGCAAGGTGGTGGCAGCGAGACAGCACCTCATCAAATTGCCTTATGGAGAGTTGAGCAATCCCAGGAATCCGAGTGTCAGTGAGCTTGCTAACTATGAGAAAACTCATGGAGAAAGCCCGGACAATCAGATAATTTCACGCATTGTGACAGAGAAATTCGCCAAAGAAGGCAATCAGAACAGTTGGCCCGCTTTCCAGAAGTTATACGACCAGAATCAGGTGGGCACACGCAGCCACAAGAATCTGATTGTCTATCGCTATGCCGAAATGCTGCTGTTGATGGCAGACGTTTACAACGAATTGGGCAATACTGCGAAAGCCGTATCATTGGCCAATGAAGTGCTGGCACGTGCCCGCAACTCCGGCAAGGGAACTGCTTCCGAGCCCAAGGACTGGCCGGCATCGTTGGGCAAGGACGAGGTTACGGAGAAACTTTATTTCGAACGCATCTTCGAGTTCATCGGTGAGCCGAACATGTACGAGATGGTTCGTATCTGTGGAACGGAATATTTGAAGAAAGCGTTGGAATATCACAACAACCATGAGATCACGAAGGCTTCACAGGCACGCTATGCATCGACCAACAATGCTTGGCTGGACCAGTTGTTCAACGGCGGAAACCTGACGGATGACTTTTTGAAGAAGAATCTCCTGCTGCCTATTCCGCAGAGTGAGATTGACGCTAATTCCGGAATAACCAATAGTGACAATAATTATGGCTATTGA
- a CDS encoding SusC/RagA family TonB-linked outer membrane protein, with product MRQKLLNVCLVCLFFLMSSASVTAQNIKVTGKVIDSTNEGVPGVNVQVKGTAMGVITDIDGNYKVDVPGSKSVLVFSFIGYISQEITVGNKKVINVTLQEDTRLLDEVVVVGYGNVRKGDLTGALSSVRPDANDAAKSSSVDNLLSGKVAGLVVSSASSTPGAASSVTIRGASSLRGDNQPLYVIDNIPQASTGEFASSGISGDFQINQDPLASLNPADIEDITVLKDASSTAIYGSRGANGVILITTKKGKEGKAKVNVSANFTIANAANLLKMINLNEYAGYINSRITSQDVPFHQVGDEMRYVFNDALSKYDPNDPETYRVVSERNWQKEIYTSAFSQNYSVSLNGGTGKTTYYISAAFKDINGTVKKTGLKQGDLRANLNTALSKTVDLKLMLAGSLRQNDMMAGGNTLGGATGAVSRTALDYAPFELPADDPSLSNETRTTVFSWLNDYVDLTDDKTFLGSLDLSWKISKFLTYNLRAGGNVNINNRKRWYGLELYQGMNNNGYLATTDLNKNNFSVENILNYNTKLGAIGALDATAGVTYEDYNFLSKNVIGTKFTTYEFRENGMHMAGTKDYQQPVQKDYQLLSYLGRVNVSLLDKYLVTASLRADGSSKFVKSNRWGYFPSASLAWRMEQEEFMKDVSFVDQLKMRLSYGVTGNQSIDPYSTFSMYGQNASGNVVYAESNGNILSTMIVTNLSNNGLKWEKTASWNVGIDFGILKSRLTGTLDVYQKKTTDLLISRTLPGSAGFSSTYYNQGSLTNKGFELSLNARIIDVKDWKWNLSGTFGMNKGEIGDLGLLPTSFGSLGERVGYLGNSLGDHFGVGNIFLAGEAPGLFYGYVTDGIVHTADVSADGVQYTKKDGSVAHYKTVNGTAPKAGDVKFVDRNEDGVIDTNDLDIIGNPNPDFTYGFQTNLSWKNLTLSAAFIGVQGRDILNTGNRYINTPGQRSNNITQKAYQGMWTVENESNLYPGSTYQVQNMVMDRYVENGSYLRCEDITLNYTLPKQLIRKVGMQNASVFASVKNAFVITDYSGYNPEVNSFAFDGLRPGIDMNSYPTPRSFIFGLNITF from the coding sequence ATGAGACAGAAATTGTTGAATGTATGTTTGGTATGCCTGTTCTTCCTGATGTCGAGTGCCTCTGTGACGGCACAGAATATAAAGGTGACAGGTAAAGTGATTGACAGCACCAACGAAGGTGTACCCGGTGTCAATGTACAGGTAAAGGGAACAGCCATGGGTGTGATTACCGATATTGACGGTAATTATAAAGTAGATGTTCCCGGTTCCAAATCCGTGTTGGTTTTTTCCTTTATCGGCTATATATCGCAGGAAATCACCGTAGGAAACAAGAAGGTAATCAATGTAACTTTACAAGAAGATACCCGGTTGTTGGACGAGGTTGTCGTGGTGGGCTACGGCAATGTTCGTAAAGGCGACCTTACGGGGGCTTTGAGCAGTGTGAGGCCTGATGCCAATGACGCTGCCAAGTCATCTTCCGTCGATAATTTGTTGAGTGGCAAGGTTGCCGGTCTGGTGGTCAGTTCCGCTTCCTCTACTCCGGGCGCCGCTTCGTCGGTCACGATTCGTGGCGCAAGTTCACTTCGTGGCGACAACCAACCACTTTATGTAATTGATAACATCCCTCAAGCCTCTACCGGAGAGTTCGCTTCTTCGGGCATTTCGGGTGACTTCCAGATTAATCAGGATCCGCTTGCTTCTCTCAACCCTGCGGATATTGAAGACATCACCGTACTGAAGGACGCTTCTTCCACCGCCATCTACGGTTCACGCGGAGCCAATGGTGTAATCCTTATTACTACCAAGAAAGGAAAAGAAGGTAAGGCAAAGGTGAACGTCTCTGCCAACTTCACCATTGCCAATGCTGCCAACCTGCTGAAGATGATAAATCTGAACGAGTATGCCGGATATATCAACTCCAGAATAACTTCGCAGGACGTTCCCTTCCATCAGGTAGGCGACGAAATGAGATACGTGTTCAATGACGCGTTGAGCAAATACGATCCCAATGATCCCGAAACGTATCGTGTGGTGTCCGAACGCAACTGGCAGAAGGAAATCTATACTTCCGCTTTCTCGCAGAATTATTCTGTGTCCCTGAATGGCGGTACGGGAAAGACTACCTACTATATTTCCGCAGCTTTTAAGGATATCAACGGTACGGTGAAAAAGACCGGATTGAAGCAAGGTGACTTGCGCGCCAACCTGAATACGGCATTATCTAAAACCGTGGATCTGAAGCTGATGCTGGCAGGTTCGCTGCGGCAGAACGATATGATGGCCGGAGGCAATACTTTGGGTGGTGCAACGGGCGCCGTTTCACGTACCGCATTGGATTATGCTCCTTTTGAACTGCCGGCGGATGATCCCAGCCTTTCTAATGAAACCAGGACTACAGTCTTCAGTTGGCTGAACGACTATGTGGACTTGACCGACGACAAGACTTTTCTTGGAAGCTTGGATCTGTCCTGGAAGATAAGCAAGTTCCTTACTTACAATCTGCGTGCAGGCGGTAACGTAAACATCAACAACCGCAAGCGTTGGTATGGTCTGGAATTGTACCAAGGTATGAATAACAACGGATATCTGGCAACCACAGACTTGAACAAGAATAATTTTTCTGTGGAGAATATCCTGAACTACAATACAAAACTCGGCGCCATAGGCGCATTGGACGCTACCGCCGGTGTTACTTACGAAGACTACAATTTCTTGAGCAAGAATGTGATTGGCACAAAATTCACAACTTACGAATTCCGTGAAAATGGCATGCACATGGCAGGAACCAAAGATTATCAGCAACCTGTACAGAAAGACTATCAGTTGCTTTCTTACTTAGGTCGTGTCAATGTCAGCCTGTTGGATAAGTATCTGGTCACAGCTTCGCTGCGTGCCGACGGTTCCAGCAAATTCGTCAAATCCAACCGTTGGGGCTATTTTCCCTCCGCATCTTTGGCATGGCGTATGGAGCAGGAAGAATTCATGAAAGATGTTTCGTTTGTGGATCAGTTGAAGATGAGACTGAGCTATGGTGTCACCGGTAACCAAAGCATTGATCCGTATTCCACATTCTCCATGTACGGGCAGAATGCTTCGGGAAATGTCGTTTATGCCGAATCCAACGGCAATATCCTTTCCACAATGATTGTGACCAACTTGTCCAACAACGGCTTAAAGTGGGAAAAGACAGCTTCATGGAATGTCGGCATCGACTTCGGCATTCTGAAATCACGCCTGACCGGTACATTGGATGTATATCAGAAGAAGACCACCGATTTGCTCATTTCAAGGACATTGCCGGGATCGGCCGGATTCTCTTCCACTTATTACAATCAGGGCTCTTTGACTAACAAAGGCTTTGAACTCTCTTTGAACGCACGTATCATTGACGTGAAAGACTGGAAATGGAATCTGTCGGGAACCTTCGGCATGAACAAGGGTGAAATCGGCGACTTGGGATTGCTGCCCACCTCATTCGGCTCCTTGGGCGAGCGTGTAGGTTATCTGGGTAATTCCTTGGGCGACCATTTTGGCGTAGGAAACATCTTCCTGGCCGGTGAAGCTCCGGGGCTCTTCTACGGATATGTGACGGATGGCATTGTACACACTGCCGATGTGAGCGCCGACGGTGTGCAATACACAAAGAAAGACGGTTCGGTAGCTCATTATAAGACTGTAAACGGCACTGCTCCCAAGGCCGGCGATGTGAAGTTTGTGGATCGAAACGAAGATGGAGTGATCGATACGAACGACCTCGATATCATCGGTAATCCCAATCCCGACTTCACCTATGGTTTCCAGACCAATCTTTCCTGGAAGAATCTTACGCTGTCTGCCGCTTTCATCGGCGTGCAGGGACGTGACATCCTGAATACCGGTAACCGTTACATCAATACCCCGGGACAGCGTTCCAACAACATCACTCAGAAAGCTTACCAAGGCATGTGGACTGTCGAAAACGAATCTAACCTTTATCCCGGTTCCACCTATCAGGTACAGAATATGGTAATGGATCGTTATGTGGAAAACGGCAGTTACCTGCGCTGTGAGGATATCACGCTGAATTATACGCTTCCCAAACAACTGATCCGCAAAGTGGGTATGCAGAATGCTTCCGTCTTCGCTTCCGTGAAGAATGCTTTCGTCATCACCGATTACTCAGGATATAATCCGGAAGTGAACTCATTTGCCTTTGACGGGCTGCGTCCCGGCATAGACATGAACTCATATCCCACTCCCCGTTCCTTCATCTTTGGTTTGAACATTACTTTCTAA
- a CDS encoding hybrid sensor histidine kinase/response regulator transcription factor: MKRILLAVLVSLLSLFPQSKAAGSKQYAFQRIDIRNGLSYSVRCLTVSHDKGYVWIGTRSGIGRFDGYELKKYLHDNVTHIVEDKEHTIWAITSKGLFYYNYQNDEFTQARDNDNNPVLASSICLWADGVLFGGNGKLYKHSYADRRTKYLCSLMSDSKYNITGLQKWDDRTLLCTNRWGHALFTDIATGKTRPVPFESKGLMATLIDAKGNIWVAPYHQGVKCYDRKGRLLHSYQTQNSPLRTNVVLSLAECDGQIWIGTDGEGIYILNPETDAMSALSHVPGNPYSLPANSILCLYADSSNNMWAGSVRGGLINIKEVGIKIYADALPGIEYGLSEKTILSLYQGDEEDIWIGTDGGGINRFNPRTKKFHHVLPSWGDKVASITGMDERQLLVSLFSKGLFFFDKQTERYRPLVIVNDSINSLLCQQGKAVNLFRNTAETVLLLSELPYSYNPARKEFTPIGGDVKNIIGTILPIYSDGMVTYMHDFKHIYRIDARNNRLQTLYSCQGDTTLNSVSADENGTFWIGSNHGLSYFSPAKKKHACIPNSLISEITSIVCDKRGRVWIGTNDKLFAHLVYEGEFILYGEPDGVIPNEYLEKPRLLSLQGDVYMGTVNGLLCINKHLPQDETSPPVLELADILIGGERMNSLIIGKRSLQVGEQSRPISIKIIAHDKDIFRKPIYRYTLRGMEGQVTYSYLPELTLSSLPAGTYQVMAACSTRTGGWTDDYQIMELTVLPPWYKSGWFVACCILSAASCTALIFLLLLRRKENKLKWAMKEHEQQVYEEKVRFLININHELRTPLTLIHAPLRQLLDSLSPDDDKYRTIQNISRQSGRMKKLLDMVLDVRKMEAGHSTLNVETVELNPWIEQLLADFRPEADMKHISIVYQPDNEAESLQFDKEKCTTILINLLINALKYSSENRRIYIATSLSDDKTRLRFSVSDEGPGLKGTDIDNLFTRFYQGNNSRPGTGIGLSYSKILAEQHGGSIGAYDHGDMPGATFWFELPRDLQPGKVTLQPRPYLNELLAPTQETESTPGGMPRKEDTQGRTLLIVDDNKDLTEYLSAALKGCFKETKVAYDGEEALKICRESPPDAVVSDIQMPRMNGYELCKQIKEDLKISHIPVILLTARNDEESQIFGYKNGADAYLTKPFDVNMLYITIHSQLKNRERMKVRYAGAHTPPPPQESTFSAADEKFLNLLNKLITDNLAEERLSVPFLCSELGVSRSSLYNKLKALTGMGANDYINKMRIGRAAELLTGSTLSINEIADRTGFSTPRYFSTAFKQSMGCPPTQYREENS; the protein is encoded by the coding sequence ATGAAAAGAATTCTGTTAGCCGTACTGGTATCATTGCTGTCGCTGTTTCCACAAAGCAAGGCGGCAGGAAGCAAACAATATGCATTCCAACGAATAGACATACGAAACGGACTGTCTTATTCCGTCCGATGCCTGACCGTAAGCCATGACAAAGGTTACGTCTGGATAGGAACAAGATCGGGCATAGGCCGTTTTGACGGATATGAACTGAAGAAATACCTGCACGACAATGTCACCCACATCGTCGAAGACAAGGAGCACACCATCTGGGCCATCACGTCCAAAGGCCTATTCTACTACAACTATCAGAACGACGAATTTACGCAGGCACGCGACAACGACAACAATCCGGTACTCGCGTCTTCCATTTGCCTGTGGGCAGACGGTGTGCTGTTCGGCGGTAACGGAAAGCTATACAAACACAGTTATGCCGACCGCCGTACCAAGTATCTGTGCTCGCTGATGTCCGACAGTAAATACAATATCACCGGCTTGCAGAAATGGGACGACCGAACCTTGCTGTGCACCAACCGGTGGGGTCATGCGCTATTTACGGATATAGCCACCGGAAAGACCCGTCCCGTCCCCTTTGAGAGCAAAGGCCTGATGGCCACACTCATCGACGCCAAAGGTAATATATGGGTAGCGCCCTATCATCAGGGCGTGAAGTGCTATGACCGCAAGGGCAGACTGCTGCACTCATACCAGACGCAGAACTCTCCTTTAAGAACCAATGTCGTGCTCTCCCTGGCCGAATGCGACGGACAGATATGGATAGGCACGGACGGCGAAGGCATTTACATCCTGAATCCGGAAACCGATGCCATGTCTGCCTTGTCGCACGTTCCCGGAAATCCCTATTCATTGCCCGCCAATTCCATACTTTGCCTGTACGCCGATTCAAGCAACAACATGTGGGCAGGCAGCGTGCGGGGCGGCCTGATCAACATCAAGGAAGTAGGAATAAAGATTTATGCGGACGCCCTGCCGGGAATAGAATACGGGCTGAGCGAGAAAACAATCCTAAGCCTCTACCAAGGAGACGAAGAAGACATCTGGATAGGAACAGACGGGGGCGGAATAAACAGGTTCAATCCGCGTACCAAGAAATTCCACCACGTATTGCCCTCCTGGGGAGATAAAGTGGCTTCCATCACCGGAATGGACGAAAGGCAACTGCTGGTGTCGCTGTTCAGTAAAGGGCTCTTCTTTTTTGACAAGCAGACCGAGAGATACCGCCCGCTGGTCATCGTCAACGACAGCATCAACTCCCTGCTGTGCCAGCAGGGAAAAGCCGTAAACCTGTTCCGGAACACTGCCGAAACCGTGCTGTTGCTGTCTGAACTGCCTTACAGCTACAATCCGGCGCGGAAAGAATTCACCCCCATAGGCGGAGATGTCAAAAATATCATCGGAACCATCCTGCCCATATACAGCGACGGCATGGTGACCTATATGCACGACTTCAAGCACATCTATCGCATAGATGCCCGCAACAACAGGCTTCAGACATTATACAGTTGCCAGGGAGACACCACGCTCAATTCCGTCTCCGCCGATGAAAACGGAACTTTCTGGATAGGAAGCAACCACGGGCTCAGCTACTTCTCGCCCGCAAAAAAGAAGCACGCCTGCATCCCCAACAGCCTGATAAGCGAAATCACCTCGATAGTCTGCGACAAACGGGGACGCGTATGGATAGGGACAAACGACAAGCTTTTCGCCCATCTGGTTTATGAAGGAGAATTCATCCTCTATGGAGAGCCGGACGGAGTAATCCCCAATGAATATCTGGAAAAGCCGCGCCTCCTGTCTCTACAAGGCGATGTCTATATGGGGACTGTAAACGGATTGCTCTGCATCAACAAACACCTTCCCCAAGACGAGACCTCACCACCCGTACTTGAACTGGCGGACATCCTGATAGGCGGAGAACGGATGAACAGCCTGATCATCGGTAAACGCAGCCTGCAAGTGGGGGAACAGAGCCGGCCCATTTCCATAAAAATCATCGCCCACGACAAAGACATCTTCCGTAAGCCCATCTACCGATACACACTGCGGGGCATGGAGGGACAAGTGACTTACTCCTACCTGCCGGAACTGACACTGAGCAGCCTTCCGGCCGGAACCTATCAGGTAATGGCGGCCTGCAGCACACGCACAGGCGGATGGACAGACGATTATCAAATCATGGAACTGACAGTGCTTCCGCCCTGGTACAAATCGGGATGGTTCGTGGCATGCTGCATCCTGTCGGCCGCCTCGTGCACCGCCCTCATCTTCTTACTGCTGCTGCGCCGCAAAGAGAACAAGCTGAAATGGGCGATGAAGGAGCACGAGCAACAGGTATATGAGGAAAAGGTGCGCTTCCTCATCAACATCAACCACGAACTGCGCACACCGCTGACGCTGATACATGCTCCGCTGAGGCAGTTGCTGGACTCGCTGTCGCCCGATGACGATAAATACCGGACGATACAAAACATCAGCCGGCAGTCGGGGCGCATGAAGAAACTCCTGGACATGGTGCTGGACGTACGCAAGATGGAAGCCGGGCACAGCACACTGAATGTGGAAACCGTGGAACTGAATCCCTGGATAGAGCAGCTTCTCGCAGACTTCCGGCCGGAGGCCGACATGAAGCACATCTCCATAGTATATCAACCTGACAATGAAGCGGAAAGCCTGCAATTCGACAAAGAGAAATGCACCACCATACTGATCAACCTACTGATCAACGCCCTGAAATACAGTTCCGAGAACCGGCGGATATACATAGCCACAAGCCTGTCCGACGACAAGACCCGCCTGCGCTTCTCCGTCTCCGACGAAGGCCCCGGCCTGAAGGGAACGGACATCGACAACCTGTTCACCCGGTTTTACCAGGGCAACAACAGCCGCCCCGGAACGGGCATAGGCCTTTCATACTCCAAAATCCTGGCCGAACAGCACGGCGGAAGTATAGGCGCATACGACCACGGCGACATGCCCGGAGCCACTTTCTGGTTTGAACTGCCAAGAGACTTGCAACCCGGCAAAGTGACGTTGCAGCCCCGCCCCTATCTCAACGAGCTGCTGGCTCCCACACAAGAGACAGAGAGCACTCCCGGCGGAATGCCCCGCAAAGAGGATACCCAGGGGCGCACACTGCTCATCGTGGATGACAACAAGGACCTGACCGAATATCTGTCCGCCGCCCTCAAAGGCTGTTTCAAAGAAACAAAAGTGGCATACGACGGTGAAGAGGCCCTGAAGATTTGCCGTGAATCACCCCCGGACGCTGTTGTCAGCGACATCCAGATGCCGCGCATGAACGGCTATGAGCTGTGCAAGCAGATCAAAGAAGACCTGAAGATAAGCCATATCCCCGTCATACTGCTCACAGCCCGCAACGATGAAGAAAGCCAGATCTTCGGCTACAAGAACGGCGCAGACGCCTATCTGACCAAACCGTTCGATGTCAACATGCTGTACATCACCATACACAGCCAACTGAAGAACCGGGAACGGATGAAAGTGCGCTATGCAGGTGCACACACACCGCCACCACCCCAAGAAAGCACATTCAGCGCAGCAGACGAGAAATTCCTCAATCTGCTGAACAAACTGATAACCGACAATCTCGCCGAAGAACGGTTGAGCGTCCCTTTCCTATGCTCCGAATTAGGAGTCAGCCGATCATCCCTTTACAACAAGCTGAAGGCGCTGACCGGCATGGGAGCGAACGACTACATCAACAAGATGCGTATAGGCCGTGCCGCCGAACTGCTGACCGGAAGCACATTGAGCATCAATGAGATTGCAGACCGTACCGGCTTCTCCACCCCACGCTATTTCAGCACGGCATTCAAGCAAAGCATGGGATGCCCCCCTACGCAGTACAGGGAAGAAAACTCATAA
- the mraZ gene encoding division/cell wall cluster transcriptional repressor MraZ, which yields MIQFLGNIEARTDAKGRVFIPSCFRKQLQAASEARLILRKDVFQDCLVLYPESIWFETQNQLRSRLNKWNAKQQAIFRQFVSDAEIVIPDGNGRILLPKRYLLMTGIQNEVRFIGMDNTIEIWAKERAEQPFMTPQEFSEALQDILGGNPPESEEPGNE from the coding sequence ATGATACAGTTCTTAGGTAATATAGAAGCCCGGACGGATGCAAAAGGAAGAGTTTTCATCCCCTCCTGCTTTCGGAAGCAACTGCAAGCCGCTTCGGAAGCAAGGCTGATATTGCGCAAAGACGTGTTTCAAGATTGCCTTGTGCTCTATCCTGAAAGTATCTGGTTCGAGACACAAAACCAGCTCCGAAGCAGGCTGAATAAGTGGAACGCCAAACAGCAGGCCATTTTCCGGCAGTTCGTAAGCGATGCGGAAATCGTGATTCCCGACGGAAACGGACGCATCTTGCTGCCCAAACGCTACCTGCTGATGACGGGCATCCAAAACGAAGTGCGTTTCATCGGGATGGACAACACCATCGAAATCTGGGCCAAGGAGCGTGCCGAACAACCCTTTATGACGCCCCAAGAATTCAGCGAGGCATTGCAGGACATATTGGGAGGAAACCCGCCCGAAAGCGAAGAACCGGGCAACGAATAA
- the rsmH gene encoding 16S rRNA (cytosine(1402)-N(4))-methyltransferase RsmH, producing MKEEQTYHIPVLLMPSVDGMNIRPDGTYVDVTFGGGGHSREILTRLKDGGRLLGFDQDEDAERNIVNDPHFTFVRSNFRYLHNFLRYHGIGQVDAILADLGVSSHHFDDSQRGFSFRFDGELDMRMNKRAGTTAADVVNNCSEEHLADIFYLYGELKNSRKLASVIAKARAAQKITTIGEFLDIIKPLFGREREKKELAKVFQALRIEVNHEMEALKEMLYAATEALKPGGRLVVITYHSLEDRMVKNIMKTGNVEGKAEKDFFGNVQTPFRLVNNKVIVPDEAEIERNPRSRSAKLRIAEKVERK from the coding sequence ATGAAAGAAGAACAGACATATCATATTCCGGTATTATTGATGCCGAGCGTGGACGGGATGAACATCCGGCCGGACGGAACGTACGTGGACGTCACCTTCGGCGGCGGCGGGCACTCGCGCGAGATACTCACACGCCTGAAAGACGGCGGCCGCCTGTTGGGATTCGACCAGGACGAGGACGCCGAACGCAACATCGTAAACGACCCGCATTTCACCTTTGTGCGCAGCAACTTCCGCTATCTGCACAACTTCCTGCGCTATCACGGCATCGGACAAGTGGATGCCATACTCGCCGACCTCGGCGTATCGTCACATCACTTCGACGACAGCCAGCGGGGATTCTCCTTCCGCTTCGACGGCGAACTGGACATGCGCATGAACAAACGTGCCGGCACAACCGCCGCCGATGTGGTGAACAATTGCAGCGAAGAACACTTGGCAGACATCTTCTATCTGTACGGCGAACTGAAGAACAGCCGCAAGTTAGCTTCCGTCATCGCAAAGGCACGCGCCGCACAAAAAATTACGACCATCGGCGAATTTCTGGACATCATCAAGCCCCTGTTCGGCCGCGAACGTGAGAAGAAAGAACTCGCCAAAGTTTTCCAAGCACTCCGCATCGAGGTGAACCACGAGATGGAAGCCCTGAAAGAGATGCTATATGCAGCTACCGAGGCCCTGAAGCCCGGAGGCCGTCTGGTGGTAATCACTTACCACTCGCTGGAAGACCGCATGGTAAAAAACATCATGAAAACCGGAAATGTGGAAGGCAAGGCAGAGAAAGACTTCTTCGGGAACGTGCAGACCCCCTTCAGATTGGTGAACAACAAGGTGATTGTTCCCGACGAAGCCGAAATAGAACGCAACCCGCGCTCACGCAGCGCCAAGCTGAGAATAGCAGAAAAAGTGGAAAGGAAATGA
- a CDS encoding FtsL-like putative cell division protein: MTMEEGQKEKIKRRTSLKNIIGGDILATDFFRRQTKLMVLIMVLILFYIHNRYACQQQMIEVDKLKKELTDIKYDALTRSSELMERSRQSRIEEYIATKESDLQTSTNPPYLIRKSGN, translated from the coding sequence ATGACCATGGAAGAAGGACAAAAAGAAAAGATAAAGAGACGCACCTCACTGAAGAACATCATCGGCGGTGACATCCTGGCCACTGATTTCTTCCGACGCCAGACCAAGCTGATGGTTCTTATCATGGTTCTCATCCTGTTTTACATCCATAACCGATATGCATGCCAACAGCAGATGATAGAGGTGGACAAGCTCAAAAAAGAGCTTACGGACATCAAATATGATGCCCTGACCCGCAGCTCCGAACTGATGGAACGAAGCCGCCAGTCGCGCATAGAGGAGTACATCGCAACAAAAGAAAGCGACTTGCAGACTTCCACCAACCCACCGTATCTGATACGGAAGTCGGGAAACTGA